The following are encoded in a window of Fusarium falciforme chromosome 11, complete sequence genomic DNA:
- a CDS encoding Cyclin-dependent kinase 1, protein MMTATLQQQARLQADGASKEENAKTLSLIAVMGVTGSGKSNFLQHLIGKGQENGPTVGHNLSSCTQKTEMYECRLGKKQVVFFDTPGFDDTYRGDADVLADVAQVLSSSYKNNLKLNGIIYLHRIKDERMTNALMRNLTMFRNLCGDAAFQNVALVTTFWDELQDQSKGENREQQLLARGEWWGYMTAKGSKIMRFHNTRESALDIVSEVIDLDIVTLQVQEEMVNRGLEVDQTTAGEALNSELAEQRKAFEKALQTLHHEKEQARRDHDVHLQEIIETMELEKMTLLQEIESEQAALHADRREERRRMEQEFYDEKLRLERMVQEVLAESVRIKKETETKARKERHRQKAGFDGKLHELSERQSQEVQNIVREFEQRLAAEKEDGDMRLREALERSDAVIRDLRNSMNRSRREDRRKYEEEIKNIKRRQREAKEQSERWADDMERINREILASQVEQRDADKKDQGGIKTKIDKLKEQKKSKTQGDLRVSVLAQEVTNLVLPGNRASTLPSTKVSRETFWITFNIMDNYQRIEKVGEGTYGVVYKARDLAHNGRLVALKKIRLETEDEGVPSTAIREISVLREMNHPNVVSLLNIVHADSHKLYLVLEFLDLDLKKYMDSLPVSDGGRGKPLPSGSSATIRTLGMGDQVVRKFMLHLCEGIKYCHSHRVLHRDLKPQNLLIDKEGNLKLTDFGLARAIGVPLRTYTHEVVTLWYRAPEVLLGGRQYSTGVDMWSIGCIFAEMCTRKPIFAGDSEIDEIFKIFRVLGTPDNEIWPDVTSYPDFKPSFPKWRRNYDAPLCPNLDEEGLNLLDLLLVYDPAYRLSAKRACTHPYFDKLHYENEQAGK, encoded by the exons ATGATGACTGCAACACTACAACAGCAAGCTAGGCTGCAGGCAGACGGTGCTTCGAAGGAAGAGAACGCCAAGACTTTGTCCCTCATTGCTGTCATGGGGGTTACCGGCTCCGGAAAGAGCAATTTCCTGCAGCACCTGATTGGAAAGGGGCAAGAGAATGGGCCTACTGTTGGGCACAACCTCTCTTCGT GTACACAGAAAACCGAAATGTACGAATGTCGCTTGGGAAAAAAGCAAGTCGTCTTCTTCGACACCCCCGGCTTCGATGACACTTACCGCGGAGACGCCGACGTCCTTGCCGACGTTGCTCAGGTCCTTAGTTCCTCGTATAAGAACAACCTCAAGTTGAATGGCATCATATACCTGCACCGAATCAAGGACGAGCGGATGACAAACGCCCTTATGCGTAACCTCACCATGTTTCGCAATCTCTGTGGCGATGCTGCCTTTCAAAACGTGGCTCTTGTAACGACGTTCTGGGACGAATTGCAGGATCAGAGCAAGGGCGAGAATCGCGAGCAACAACTCCTTGCTCGAGGTGAATGGTGGGGATACATGACTGCCAAGGGTTCTAAGATTATGCGATTTCACAACACTCGAGAGTCTGCGTTGGACATTGTCTCCGAGGTCATTGACTTGGACATCGTCACGCTGCAAGTGCAGGAAGAGATGGTCAACAGAGGGCTCGAGGTCGATCAGACGACGGCTGGTGAGGCCTTGAATTCCGAGCTTGCCGAGCAGCGCAAAGCATTTGAGAAGGCTCTCCAAACTCTCCATCACGAAAAGGAACAAGCGAGACGAGATCACGATGTGCACCTACAGGAGATCATCGAGACAATGGAGTTGGAAAAGATGACACTGCTGCAAGAGATTGAGAGCGAGCAAGCGGCTTTGCATGCCGATAGGCGAGAGGAACGGCGTCGGATGGAGCAAGAATTTTACGACGAGAAGCTGAGGCTGGAACGGATGGTTCAAGAAGTCCTTGCCGAATCAGTTCGCATCAAGAAAGAGACTGAGACGAAAGCCAGAAAGGAGCGACATCGCCAAAAGGCCGGATTTGATGGAAAGCTGCATGAATTAAGCGAGCGGCAAAGCCAGGAGGTGCAAAACATTGTTCGAGAGTTTGAACAGCGACTTGCCgcggagaaggaagatggcgACATGCGCTTAAGAGAAGCCCTCGAGCGTTCTGACGCCGTTATTCGGGACCTAAGAAATAGCATGAACCGCTCCAGAAGGGAGGATCGAAGAAAATACGAAgaggagatcaagaacaTCAAAAGGCGCCAGAGGGAGGCAAAGGAGCAGAGTGAAAGGTGGGCAGATGATATGGAGAGGATCAACCGCGAGATTCTAGCCAGCCAGGTTGAGCAGCGAGACgcggacaagaaggaccagGGTGGGATTAAGACAAAGATTGACAAGTTgaaggagcagaagaagTCAAAGACTCAG GGAGACTTGCGCGTATCTGTTTTAGCCCAAGAAGTCACCAACCTTGTGCTCCCCGGCAATCGGGCCTCCACATTACCCAGCACCAAAGTCTCACGTGAGACATTTTGGATCACCTTCAACATCATGGACAACTACCAAAGGATAGAGAAGGTCGGTGAAG GAACGTACGGTGTCGTCTACAAAGCCCGGGACCTCGCACACAATGGCCGCCTCGTTGCCCTCAAGAAGATCCGCCTCGAGaccgaggacgagggcgtcCCCAGCACAGCCATTCGAGAGATTTCGGTCCTCAGAGAGATGAACCACCCAAATGTCGTCAGCCTGCTCAACATCGTCCACGCAGATAGTCACAAGCTGTATCTCGTCCTTGAATTTCTCGATCTTGATCTCAAAAAGTACATGGACTCCCTACCAGTATCCGATGGAGGCCGTGGCAAGCCTCTTCCCTCTGGATCATCTGCAACCATTCGCACTCTTGGCATGGGCGACCAAGTCGTGCGCAAGTTCATGCTTCACCTCTGCGAGGGCATCAAGTACTGTCATTCTCACCGTGTCCTTCACCGAGACCTGAAGCCTCAGAACCTTCTCATCGATAAGGAAGGCAACCTCAAACTCACCGACTTTGGTCTTGCGAGAGCTATTGGTGTCCCGCTACGTACCTACACCCACGAAGTCGTGACTCTGTGGTATCGAGCACCAGAAGTCTTGCTGGGAGGCAGGCAGTATTCAACAGGCGTGGACATGTGGTCCATCGGCTGCATCTTCGCCGAGATGTGCACCCGCAAGCCGATATTCGCTGGCGACTCCGAAATTGACGAGATTTTCAAGATCTTCCG TGTCCTCGGAACACCCGATAATGAGATTTGGCCCGACGTAACTTCATATCCTGATTTCAAGCCTTCCTTTCCGAAGTGGAGACGAAACTACGACGCTCCTTTGTGTCCCAACCTGGACGAGGAAGGGCTGAACCTACTTGACTTGCTTCTCGTCTACGACCCTGCCTATCGTCTTTCTGCAAAGAGGGCATGCACTCACCCGTACTTTGATAAGCTTCACTACGAGAATGAACAAGCTGGCAAATAG
- a CDS encoding Amidase domain-containing protein, with translation MTIQLWRLTATQALGKIRAKDLTIEQYASSLLERIKQRDDDVRAWVYLDPAAVLERAKQLDQVPLEKRGPLHGLPVAVKDIIYTKDMPTAHGSPIYKDHVVAVDAGSVTILRNAGCLIFGKTTTTEFAAVFAGPKTRNAHSITRTPGGSSSGSGAAVADFQVPIALGSQTMGSIVRPAAFNGTYGFKPTWNAITREGQKFSALTFDTIGFFTRSVDDIEALMDLFAVYDDEESAFTDIQGSRIAVCRTIQWSLAGQGTINAMEKAVELLKAHGAQVEEISLGSDFDRVVEWHGKLGQTEGGTTFLPEYLSAKQNLHDHLVGWVENKQRITHKDQLEAYDGLSALRPKFDAIASRYDAVLAPSVLDEAPEGLDNTGSPILASTWTALHSPVINIPGFRGPNNMPVGVSLVAPRFKDRHLLKVGKAVGRIFETEGGWTQGS, from the exons ATGACGATCCAACTCTGGCGCCTAACGGCTACCCAAGCTCTTGGAAAAATCAGGGCCAAGGACCTCACGATTGAGCAGTATGCATCCTCTCTATTGGAACGAATCAAACAGCGCGACGACGATGTTAGAGCCTGGGTATATCTCGATCCAGCCGCCGTTCTGGAACGAGCCAAGCAACTAGACCAAGTACCCTTGGAGAAGCGAGGACCACTTCATGGCCTGCCAGTTGCAGTCAAGGACATCATCTATACCAAAG ATATGCCAACGGCGCATGGTTCACCCATCTATAAAGATCATGTTGTAGCAGTAGATGCAGGGTCCGTCACTATTCTTCGAAATGCTGGGTGCCTCATATTCG GCAAGACAACAACAACTGAATTTGCAGCCGTGTTCGCTGGGCCCAAGACCCGAAATGCCCATAGTATCACGCGCACCCCAGGCGGCTCCTCTTCTGGATCCGGCGCAGCTGTGGCAGACTTCCAGGTACCTATTGCGCTTGGGAGTCAAACCATGGGCTCCATCGTCCGCCCAGCCGCCTTCAATGGGACATACGGTTTCAAGCCGACATGGAACGCTATCACACGAGAGGGACAGAAGTTTAGTGCCCTGACATTCGACACCATCGGCTTCTTCACTCGCAGTGTTGATGACATCGAAGCCTTGATGGATCTCTTTGCGGTctatgatgacgaggagagtGCATTCACTGATATTCAGGGCTCTCGTATCGCTGTCTGTAGAACGATACAGTGGAGCCTCGCCGGCCAAGGAACCATAAACGCCATGGAAAAGGCCGTGGAGTTACTCAAAGCCCATGGAGCTCAAGTCGAGGAAATCAGCCTCGGTTCTGATTTCGATCGCGTTGTCGAATGGCACGGCAAACTCGGCCAGACTGAGGGCGGCACCACTTTCCTCCCCGAGTACCTCTCTGCCAAGCAGAATCTGCACGATCATTTGGTCGGATGGGTTGAGAATAAGCAAAGAATCACTCATAAGGATCAGCTCGAAGCGTACGACGGTCTCTCCGCCCTACGTCCAAAGTTTGACGCCATCGCGAGCCGTTACGATGCTGTTCTGGCGCCGAGTGTTCTGGATGAAGCACCAGAAGGACTAGATAATACTGGGAGCCCGATTCTTGCTTCAACTTGGACG GCGCTGCACTCCCCAGTCATCAACATTCCGGGGTTTCGGGGTCCGAATAACATGCCGGTCGGGGTTTCGCTTGTCGCACCCCGTTTCAAAGATCGTCACCTCCTCAAGGTGGGCAAAGCCGTCGGCCGTATCTTTGAGACAGAGGGTGGATGGACTCAAGGATCATAA
- a CDS encoding FAA-hydrolase domain-containing protein — protein sequence MPAFSRLVRFLAKDDRIYYGDAILPDGETNIAKAKKAHVITGDVFGDHNVTDKIVDIRLLLAPLATEDVGTVRCLGLNYTQHAIETKMPIPKFPVLFYKPKSSLSGPSDPIPIPARAQTGKSLDYECELVIVIGKQALDVSEDDALDYVLGYAVGNDVSHRDWQIKFGGGQWSLGKGFDGWAPYGPGIVTKDVIKDGQNLNIWTKLNGETVQNSSTKDQIFGIKKVISFLSQGTTLEPGDLIFTGTPEGVGMGRNPPLWLKDGDVVEVGLEGVGSITNAVEFGTPNAKI from the exons ATGCCTGCCTTCTCG AGACTCGTCCGGTTTCTTGCCAAAGATGACCGAATCTACTACGGAGATGCCATCCTCCCCGACGGCGAGACCAACATTGCCAAAGCGAAAAAGGCGCATGTCATCACCGGTGATGTCTTTGGGGACCACAATGTTACCGATAAGATTGTCGACattcgccttcttcttgctccgCTGGCAACGGAGGATGTCGGTACTGTGAGATGCCTTGGCTTGAACTACACGCAGCATGCCATTGAG ACCAAGATGCCTATTCCCAAGTTTCCCGTCCTTTTT TACAAACCCAAGTCATCGCTGTCAGGACCATCAGACCCTATCCCCATTCCCGCCAGAGCACAGACCGGCAAGTCACTGGACTACGAATGCGAGCTCGTCATCGTTATTGGCAAGCAGGCCCTTGACGTTTCCGAAGACGATGCATTAGATTATGTCCTGGGTTATGCTGTTGGCAACGATGTATCTCACCGTGACTGGCAGATCAAATTCGGCGGAGGCCAATGGTCTCTTGGCAAGGGCTTCGATGGATGGGCGCCTTACGGACCCGGTATCGTGACCAAGGACGTCATCAAAGACGGCCAGAACCTCAACATCTGGACCAAGCTCAATGGAGAGACTGTGCAGAACAGCTCCACTAAAGACCAGATATTTGGCATCAAAAAGGTCATCTCGTTTTTGAGTCAGGGTACTACTTTGGAACCTGGCGACCTCATCTTTACCGGAAC CCCCGAAGGAGTTGGAATGGGAAGGAACCCACCCCTCTGGCTCAAGGATGGGGatgttgtcgaggttggccTCGAAGGAGTTGGGTCAATCACAAATGCGGTTGAATTTGGGACCCCTAACGCGAAGATCTAG
- a CDS encoding Epimerase domain-containing protein, with protein sequence MSELIDRAVPRDSIVLVTGANGFLGSHISDQFLHHGYRVRGTVRNLEKNAWLEKHFEGKYGAGRFDLVQVADMAAERAFHAVIKGVSIVAHTASVVSLDPDPNNTIPLVISGSLNALKAAYDEPSVKRFICTSSSASVYNPLDEPGNIVTQDTWNEEAIREAWKEPPYQPERGMMVYAAGKTQAEKEIWRFHKEHRHERADLVVNTILPSTNLGRPLDPVNQGYLSTSGFIPLLCKGETSPMHPFFPRQYYVHVQDTARLHVAAAILSTVKDERIFAFAGRFSWDRVLSLLREAQPTKTFPDDFSGGDDPHEVQDRDKAEDLLRVLGRPGWTSLEESVTDNIRHL encoded by the exons ATGTCAGAACTCATCGATCGAGCAGTCCCTAGAGACTCTATAGTTCTCGTGACTGGCGCGAATGGGTTCTTGGGCTCACATATTTCTGACCAAttccttcatcatggctatCGAGTCCGGGGTACCGTTCGCAACCTTGAGAAGAACGCCTGGCTCGAGAAACACTTTGAAGGAAAGTACGGAGCTGGGCGATTTGACCTCGTCCAGGTCGCTGATATGGCCGCCGAAAGGGCCTTTCATGCAGTGATCAAAG GTGTCTCCATCGTCGCCCACACAGCTTCCGTCGTGTCCCTTGATCCAGATCCGAACAATACGATCCCTCTGGTTATCTCTGGTTCACTCAACGCTTTAAAGGCAGCGTATGATGAACCGAGTGTAAAACGGTTTATATGCACCTCGTCCTCTGCCTCCGTATATAATCCACTGGATGAACCTGGAAACATTGTGACCCAAGATACCTGGAACGAAGAAGCCATCCGAGAAGCCTGGAAGGAGCCGCCATACCAACCTGAGAGAGGAATGATGGTATACGCCGCTGGTAAAACGCAGGCAGAAAAGGAGATTTGGCGATTTCACAAGGAGCACCGTCACGAGCGGGCGGATTTGGTAGTGAACACAA TTCTTCCTTCCACCAATCTGGGCAGACCACTTGACCCAGTCAATCAAGGCTATCTAAGCACGTCTGGCTTCATCCCGCTACTCTGCAAGGGCGAAACATCGCCTATGCACCCTTTCTTTCCACGCC AATACTACGTTCACGTTCAAGATACTGCTAGACTTCATGTTGCTGCAGCTATTCTTTCAACTGTGAAGGACGAAAGAATTTTCGCATTTGCTGGAAGGTTTAGCTGGGATAGAGTTTTGTCCCTCTTGCGAGAGGCTCAGCCCACCAAAACCTTTCCAGATGATTTTTCAGGTGGGGATGACCCCCATGAGGTCCAAGACCGGGACAAGGCGGAGGATCTACTTCGTGTGCTGGGTCGCCCAGGGTGGACGAGTTTGGAGGAATCAGTCACGGACAACATTCGGCACCTGTAA